Proteins encoded by one window of Streptococcus sanguinis:
- a CDS encoding fructose-6-phosphate aldolase, translating to MEFMLDTLNLEEIKKWSEVLPLAGVTSNPTIAKKEGKIDFFERIRAVREIIGEGPSIHVQVVAKDYEGILKDAAEIRKKCGDAVYIKVPVTPAGLAAIKILKAEGYKITATAIYTTFQGLLAIEAGADYLAPYYNRMENLNIDSDAIISQLAQAIERDHSASKILAASFKNVGQINRAFADGAQAITAGPDIFGAAFAMPSIAKAVDDFAADWSAIHNQEHI from the coding sequence ATGGAATTCATGCTTGATACCTTAAATTTAGAGGAGATAAAAAAATGGTCGGAAGTCCTCCCCTTGGCGGGAGTGACTTCTAATCCGACCATCGCAAAAAAAGAAGGAAAAATAGACTTCTTCGAACGGATTCGCGCTGTTCGGGAAATCATAGGAGAAGGTCCATCTATCCATGTGCAGGTTGTTGCCAAGGATTATGAGGGAATCTTGAAAGATGCTGCTGAAATTCGAAAAAAATGCGGCGATGCTGTCTACATTAAAGTTCCGGTCACACCGGCTGGGCTGGCAGCTATCAAAATTCTCAAAGCAGAAGGCTACAAGATTACAGCGACAGCCATTTATACAACCTTTCAAGGTCTATTAGCCATTGAAGCGGGGGCTGACTATCTTGCTCCTTACTATAACCGCATGGAAAATCTTAATATTGATTCAGATGCTATCATCAGCCAGTTGGCTCAGGCGATTGAGCGGGATCATTCCGCCAGCAAAATATTGGCAGCTTCCTTTAAGAATGTTGGCCAAATCAATCGTGCTTTTGCTGATGGGGCTCAAGCTATTACAGCAGGACCAGATATCTTTGGAGCAGCCTTTGCCATGCCGTCTATCGCTAAGGCGGTAGATGACTTTGCTGCTGACTGGTCAGCAATTCACAATCAGGAACACATTTAA
- a CDS encoding glycyl radical protein, producing MIQVKEVEKTTIKTDYFGSLTERMNKYREDVLNKKPYIDAERAVLATKAYDKHKEKPNVLKRAYMLKEILENMTLYIEDETMIVGNQASSNKDAPIFPEYTLEFVLNELDLFEKRDGDVFYITEETKEQLRSIAPFWENNNLRARAGALLPEEVQVYMETGFFGMEGKMNSGDAHLAVNYQKLLAYGLKGFEEKARAAKEALDLTDPASIDKYHFYDSIFIVVDAVKAYAERFVALANQLAEKAEPKRRQELLEIARICSKVPYEPASTFAEAVQSVWFIQCILQIESNGHSLSYGRFDQYMYPYVKADLEAGRETEASIVERLTNLWIKTITINKVRSQAHTFSSAGSPLYQNVTIGGQTRDKRDAVNPLSYLVLKSVAQTHLPQPNLTVRYHAGLDARFMNECIEVMKLGFGMPAFNNDEIIIPSFIAKGVLEEDAYDYSAIGCVETAVPGKWGYRCTGMSYMNFPKVLLITMNDGIDPASGKRFAPSFGHFKDMKSFAELQTAWDKTLRHLTRMSVIVENSIDLSLEREVPDILCSALTDDCIGRGKHLKEGGAVYDYISGLQVGIANLSDSLAAIKKLVFEEGRLTPAELWHALETDYAGERGKEIQEMLIHDAPKYGNDDDYADKLVTDAYDIYVDEIAKYPNTRYGRGPIGGIRYSGTSSISANVGQGRGTLATPDGRNAGTPLAEGCSPSHNMDKNGPTSVLKSVSKLPTDEIVGGVLLNQKVNPQTLSKEEDKVKLIALLRTFFNRLHGYHIQYNVVSRETLIDAQKHPEKHRDLIVRVAGYSAFFNVLSKATQDDIIGRTEHTL from the coding sequence ATGATCCAAGTAAAAGAAGTAGAAAAAACAACAATAAAAACAGACTATTTTGGTAGCTTAACAGAGCGGATGAATAAATATCGGGAAGATGTTTTAAATAAAAAGCCCTATATTGATGCAGAGCGTGCTGTCCTAGCTACTAAGGCCTATGATAAGCATAAGGAAAAACCAAATGTGTTGAAACGTGCTTATATGCTTAAAGAGATTTTGGAAAATATGACGCTTTATATCGAAGATGAAACGATGATTGTCGGCAATCAGGCTTCATCTAATAAAGACGCGCCTATCTTCCCAGAGTATACTTTAGAGTTTGTACTCAATGAACTAGATCTTTTTGAGAAGCGGGACGGAGACGTCTTCTACATTACAGAAGAAACCAAAGAGCAGCTCCGCAGCATCGCTCCTTTCTGGGAAAATAATAACCTCCGTGCGAGAGCTGGAGCTTTACTTCCAGAGGAAGTTCAGGTTTATATGGAAACTGGCTTCTTTGGCATGGAAGGAAAGATGAACTCTGGGGATGCCCACTTGGCGGTCAACTATCAAAAACTCTTGGCCTATGGACTGAAAGGTTTTGAAGAAAAAGCTCGCGCAGCTAAGGAAGCCTTGGATTTGACCGATCCGGCTAGTATTGATAAATACCACTTCTATGATTCCATTTTCATCGTAGTAGATGCTGTGAAAGCTTATGCGGAGCGTTTTGTGGCCTTGGCCAATCAGCTTGCTGAAAAAGCAGAGCCTAAGCGCCGTCAAGAGCTCTTAGAAATCGCTAGAATCTGTTCTAAAGTGCCGTACGAGCCAGCATCAACCTTTGCTGAAGCTGTTCAGTCTGTTTGGTTTATCCAGTGTATCCTTCAGATTGAGTCCAACGGACATTCACTCTCTTATGGCCGCTTTGACCAGTACATGTATCCTTATGTCAAGGCAGATTTGGAAGCTGGACGTGAGACAGAGGCTAGTATTGTGGAACGCTTAACCAATCTCTGGATTAAGACGATTACCATTAATAAAGTGCGCAGCCAGGCCCACACATTCTCATCTGCGGGCAGTCCCCTTTATCAAAATGTGACAATCGGTGGCCAAACGAGAGATAAGAGAGATGCAGTCAACCCGCTTTCCTACCTTGTCTTGAAATCTGTAGCTCAAACTCATCTTCCTCAGCCGAATCTGACTGTTCGCTATCATGCAGGCTTAGATGCTCGCTTTATGAATGAGTGTATCGAAGTCATGAAGCTTGGTTTCGGTATGCCGGCCTTCAATAATGATGAAATCATCATTCCGTCCTTTATCGCCAAAGGCGTTTTGGAAGAAGATGCATACGATTACAGTGCTATCGGCTGTGTGGAAACTGCTGTGCCTGGTAAATGGGGCTACCGTTGTACAGGCATGAGCTACATGAACTTCCCTAAGGTACTCCTGATTACTATGAACGATGGAATTGATCCAGCATCTGGCAAGCGCTTTGCACCAAGCTTCGGTCATTTTAAAGATATGAAGAGCTTTGCTGAGCTGCAAACGGCTTGGGACAAGACCTTGCGCCATTTGACCCGCATGAGTGTCATCGTGGAAAATTCTATTGACCTGTCTCTTGAAAGAGAAGTGCCGGATATCCTCTGCTCAGCTTTGACAGATGACTGTATCGGACGCGGTAAGCATTTGAAAGAGGGCGGAGCTGTCTATGACTATATTTCCGGTCTTCAAGTCGGTATTGCCAATCTATCAGACTCATTGGCGGCTATCAAAAAGCTGGTCTTTGAGGAAGGCAGGCTGACTCCGGCTGAACTCTGGCATGCACTTGAAACGGACTATGCAGGTGAGCGGGGTAAAGAAATTCAAGAGATGCTGATTCATGATGCACCAAAATATGGTAATGATGATGATTACGCAGATAAGCTAGTGACAGATGCTTATGATATTTATGTGGATGAAATCGCTAAATATCCAAATACCCGTTATGGCCGCGGTCCAATTGGCGGTATCCGCTACTCAGGAACGTCTTCTATTTCAGCCAATGTAGGTCAAGGTCGCGGTACCTTGGCGACACCAGATGGCCGCAATGCCGGAACACCGCTCGCTGAAGGCTGCTCTCCATCCCACAATATGGACAAGAACGGCCCAACCTCCGTATTGAAATCTGTTTCTAAATTACCGACAGACGAAATCGTAGGTGGCGTTCTGCTTAATCAAAAAGTCAATCCTCAGACCCTGTCTAAGGAAGAAGATAAAGTGAAACTTATTGCCTTGCTTCGTACATTCTTTAACCGTCTGCATGGCTATCATATCCAATACAATGTCGTTTCTCGGGAAACCTTGATTGATGCTCAGAAGCATCCTGAAAAACACCGCGATTTGATTGTTCGTGTTGCAGGGTACTCTGCTTTCTTCAATGTGCTTTCCAAGGCGACGCAAGATGATATTATTGGACGTACGGAGCACACATTGTAA
- a CDS encoding PTS sugar transporter subunit IIC has protein sequence MSKVDTQKIIAPIMKFVNMRGIIALKDGMLAILPLTVVGSLFLIVGQLPFEGLNQAIAGVFGADWTEPFMQVYSGTFAIMGLISCFSIGYSYAKNSGVEPLPAGVLSLSSFFILLKSSYIPEKGEAIADAIAKVWFGGQGIIGAILIGLAVGSIYTIFIQKHIVIKMPEQVPQAIAKQFEAMIPAFVIFLLSMLVYIIAKIVTGGGTFIEMIYDVIQVPLQGLTGSLYGAIGIAFFISFLWWFGVHGQSVVNGVVTALLLSNLDANKALLAADKLSVSQGAHIVTQQFLDSFLILSGSGITFGVVVAMLFAAKSKQYKALGKVAAFPAIFNVNEPVVFGFPIVMNPVMFLPFVLVPVLAALIVYMAIAVGFMQPFAGVTLPWSTPAIISGFMVAGWQGAVIQIVILAMSAFVYFPFVKFQDKIAYNNELKNEE, from the coding sequence ATGTCTAAAGTGGATACTCAAAAAATCATTGCGCCGATTATGAAGTTTGTCAATATGCGCGGGATTATCGCCTTAAAAGACGGTATGTTGGCAATTTTGCCTCTTACAGTTGTGGGAAGTCTATTCTTGATTGTAGGGCAATTGCCGTTTGAAGGTCTAAATCAAGCCATTGCTGGTGTGTTTGGGGCTGACTGGACAGAACCGTTTATGCAGGTTTATTCAGGAACCTTTGCCATTATGGGGCTGATTTCCTGTTTTTCAATTGGTTATTCTTATGCCAAGAATAGCGGTGTAGAGCCTCTGCCGGCAGGGGTGTTGTCTCTTTCTTCTTTCTTTATACTTTTGAAATCCTCCTACATACCAGAAAAGGGTGAGGCGATTGCAGATGCGATTGCCAAGGTCTGGTTTGGCGGACAAGGAATCATTGGAGCCATTCTCATTGGTCTGGCAGTTGGCAGTATCTATACGATTTTCATTCAAAAGCATATTGTCATCAAAATGCCAGAGCAGGTTCCTCAAGCGATTGCCAAGCAGTTTGAAGCCATGATTCCTGCTTTCGTTATTTTCTTGCTGTCAATGCTTGTTTATATTATTGCCAAGATAGTGACAGGTGGCGGTACCTTTATTGAGATGATTTACGATGTCATTCAGGTGCCTCTGCAAGGTCTGACAGGCTCTCTGTATGGAGCTATCGGTATTGCTTTCTTTATTTCTTTCCTGTGGTGGTTCGGCGTCCACGGTCAGTCCGTTGTCAATGGTGTCGTAACAGCTTTGCTACTGTCAAATCTAGATGCCAATAAGGCCCTGCTTGCTGCAGATAAGCTGTCCGTTAGTCAAGGCGCTCATATTGTGACCCAACAGTTCTTGGATAGTTTTCTTATCTTATCGGGATCCGGTATTACTTTCGGAGTGGTCGTGGCCATGCTCTTTGCTGCCAAGTCCAAACAGTATAAGGCTCTGGGGAAAGTTGCTGCTTTCCCGGCAATCTTTAATGTCAATGAGCCAGTTGTCTTTGGTTTTCCGATTGTGATGAATCCGGTCATGTTTCTGCCCTTTGTTTTGGTACCGGTTCTAGCCGCTTTGATTGTCTACATGGCGATTGCGGTCGGCTTTATGCAGCCATTCGCAGGTGTGACTTTGCCTTGGAGTACACCGGCTATCATTTCTGGCTTTATGGTCGCTGGCTGGCAAGGGGCAGTCATTCAAATTGTCATTCTAGCTATGTCTGCCTTTGTCTATTTCCCATTTGTGAAGTTTCAGGATAAGATTGCCTACAATAACGAATTGAAAAATGAAGAATAA
- a CDS encoding PTS sugar transporter subunit IIB, with translation MVKIGLFCAAGFSTGMLVNNMKIAAAEKGLEAEIEAYSQAKLADYAADLDVALLGPQVAYTLDKSTAICDSCHTPIAVIPMADYGMLDGEKVLNLALSLLDKH, from the coding sequence ATGGTTAAGATTGGTTTGTTTTGCGCGGCAGGTTTTTCAACAGGAATGTTGGTCAACAATATGAAAATAGCTGCAGCTGAAAAAGGGCTGGAAGCTGAGATTGAAGCCTACTCTCAGGCTAAGTTGGCTGATTATGCAGCGGATCTGGATGTCGCTTTATTGGGCCCGCAGGTAGCCTATACACTAGACAAATCTACAGCTATTTGCGACAGCTGCCATACTCCGATTGCAGTTATTCCGATGGCTGATTACGGTATGCTAGATGGCGAAAAAGTGTTAAACCTCGCTTTGAGTTTGTTGGATAAACATTAA
- a CDS encoding PTS lactose/cellobiose transporter subunit IIA: MEMIVADQIIMGLILDAGDAKQHIYQALSLAKDGKFSECDEQIELADKALLEAHNLQTKFLAQEAGGTKTEITALFVHSQDHLMTSITEINLIKEIIDLRRELQGEK, translated from the coding sequence ATGGAAATGATTGTAGCAGATCAAATTATCATGGGTCTTATCTTAGACGCTGGTGATGCCAAGCAGCATATTTATCAAGCTTTATCACTAGCTAAAGATGGTAAGTTTTCAGAATGCGATGAGCAGATTGAGCTGGCAGATAAGGCGCTGTTAGAGGCCCATAACTTGCAGACCAAGTTCCTAGCTCAGGAAGCTGGAGGAACGAAAACAGAGATTACAGCACTGTTTGTTCATTCTCAAGATCATTTGATGACTAGCATTACAGAGATTAACCTCATCAAAGAAATCATCGACTTGAGAAGAGAATTACAAGGGGAAAAATAA
- a CDS encoding sugar-binding transcriptional regulator — MKNERKKLLAKIAYLYYIEERSQSDIAAETGIYRTTISRMLAEAKKEGIVKIEIEDFDTRLFHLENYVKEKYGLKGIEIVSNLVDESPADLEERLAQAAAGMLRGLIKDNDKVGFSWGKSLSLLVEHSSSKHLTNVHFFPLAGGPSHIHARYHVNTLIYSMAGKYHGDCRFMNSTIIQENEQLTNGILASKYFEDLKSSWQELDVAVVGIGGQVDTRNRQWLDMLTSEDFLALESQDAVGEICCRFFNKKGEMVYQHLQNRTIAISLENLKKVPLSLAFAYGSQKSAAILAVLRAGYVNHLITDEATILKMLDLDGDRSFLTS, encoded by the coding sequence ATGAAAAATGAAAGAAAAAAACTATTGGCAAAAATTGCTTATCTCTACTACATAGAAGAAAGAAGCCAGTCTGACATTGCGGCTGAGACAGGGATTTATCGCACCACTATCAGCCGAATGCTGGCAGAAGCTAAAAAAGAAGGCATTGTGAAGATTGAGATCGAAGATTTCGATACCCGCTTGTTCCATTTGGAAAACTATGTAAAAGAAAAATACGGGCTCAAGGGAATCGAAATTGTCAGTAACTTAGTAGATGAATCTCCAGCAGACCTGGAAGAGAGGTTGGCTCAAGCTGCTGCAGGTATGCTGCGCGGCCTGATTAAAGACAATGATAAAGTGGGATTTTCTTGGGGAAAGAGCTTGAGCCTTTTAGTAGAGCACTCTAGCAGCAAGCATTTGACAAATGTCCATTTCTTTCCTTTGGCAGGTGGACCGAGTCATATCCATGCACGCTATCATGTGAACACCCTCATCTATAGCATGGCTGGAAAATACCATGGGGACTGCCGTTTTATGAATTCCACGATTATTCAGGAGAACGAGCAACTGACAAATGGAATATTGGCTTCTAAATATTTTGAAGATCTGAAAAGCAGCTGGCAGGAGCTGGATGTGGCTGTGGTTGGTATTGGAGGGCAGGTTGACACGAGAAATCGTCAATGGCTGGACATGCTGACCTCAGAGGATTTTCTTGCTCTAGAGAGTCAGGATGCTGTCGGAGAAATCTGCTGTCGCTTCTTTAATAAAAAAGGGGAGATGGTCTACCAGCATTTGCAAAATCGAACGATTGCCATCTCTTTGGAAAATTTGAAAAAAGTGCCGCTTAGTCTGGCCTTTGCCTATGGCAGTCAAAAATCTGCTGCTATCTTAGCGGTGTTGCGAGCTGGCTATGTCAATCATTTGATTACGGATGAGGCGACTATTTTGAAAATGCTAGACTTGGACGGAGATAGGAGTTTCCTCACTTCCTGA
- a CDS encoding DeoR/GlpR family DNA-binding transcription regulator, with protein MERLDEIVKLVSEFERIDVNTLSDRLKVSKVTIRKDLDKLETKGLLRREHGYAVLNSGDDLNVRLSFHYDTKRRIAQEAAKIVQDNETIMIESGSTCALLAEEICRTKKNVKIITNSYFIADYIKQTDSCKIILLGGEFQKDSQVTVGPLLKEMIRFFHVEHAFVGTDGYDENLGFTGKDLMRSEVVQYMSEASDQMIVLTDSSKFTRKGTVKRFGFKQIAQVVTDKAIPKEAVERLKAADIKLTLI; from the coding sequence ATGGAACGTTTAGATGAAATTGTTAAATTAGTATCTGAATTTGAACGAATTGATGTCAATACTTTGTCTGACCGGTTAAAAGTGTCCAAAGTAACGATTCGCAAGGACTTGGATAAGCTGGAAACCAAAGGTCTACTGCGCAGAGAGCATGGCTATGCTGTTTTAAATAGCGGCGATGATCTGAATGTCAGACTTTCCTTTCATTATGATACCAAGCGCCGAATTGCCCAGGAAGCAGCAAAAATCGTTCAGGATAATGAAACCATTATGATCGAATCAGGTTCGACCTGTGCCTTGCTAGCTGAGGAAATCTGCCGGACGAAGAAGAATGTCAAGATTATTACCAATTCTTATTTTATTGCGGATTATATAAAACAAACTGATTCTTGTAAAATTATCTTACTGGGCGGAGAATTTCAGAAAGATTCTCAAGTGACAGTAGGGCCTCTTCTCAAGGAAATGATCCGCTTTTTCCACGTAGAACATGCTTTTGTCGGAACAGATGGCTATGATGAAAATCTAGGCTTTACAGGCAAGGACCTGATGCGGAGTGAGGTTGTGCAGTATATGTCAGAGGCATCTGACCAGATGATTGTCTTGACGGACTCAAGTAAGTTTACCAGAAAAGGAACGGTTAAGAGATTTGGCTTCAAACAGATTGCCCAAGTGGTGACTGACAAGGCGATTCCTAAAGAGGCTGTTGAGCGCTTGAAAGCTGCCGATATCAAGCTGACTCTGATCTAG
- a CDS encoding glycyl-radical enzyme activating protein: protein METTKGIIFNIQHFSIHDGPGIRTTVFLKGCPLRCPWCSNPESQQFRPEPMLDATTKKSITMGEERSVEEIINEVLKDRDFYEESGGGLTLSGGEIFAQFEFAKAILKAAKEKGIHTAIETTAFVEHEKFVDLIQYVDFIYTDLKHYNSVNHRKVTGVKNELIVQNIHYAFTHQKTIVLRIPVIPDFNDSLEDAERFATLFNELSIDQVQLLPFHQFGENKYKLLGRKYAMEDVKALHPEDLFEYQDVFLKHDINCYF, encoded by the coding sequence ATGGAAACAACAAAAGGAATTATTTTCAACATCCAACATTTCAGTATTCATGATGGACCAGGGATTCGTACAACGGTTTTCCTCAAGGGCTGTCCTCTGCGCTGCCCTTGGTGCTCTAATCCAGAATCACAGCAATTCAGACCCGAGCCTATGCTGGATGCTACTACCAAAAAAAGCATCACTATGGGGGAGGAAAGAAGTGTCGAGGAGATTATCAACGAAGTCCTAAAGGACAGAGATTTTTATGAAGAATCTGGCGGTGGCCTAACCTTATCTGGCGGAGAGATTTTCGCCCAGTTTGAATTTGCCAAGGCCATTCTCAAAGCGGCTAAGGAAAAAGGGATTCATACCGCTATTGAAACAACTGCCTTTGTAGAACATGAAAAATTCGTGGATCTCATCCAGTACGTTGATTTTATCTATACAGACCTGAAACATTATAACTCTGTCAACCACCGCAAGGTGACTGGAGTAAAAAACGAATTAATTGTTCAGAATATCCACTACGCCTTCACTCATCAAAAGACGATTGTTCTGCGCATTCCTGTCATTCCAGATTTTAATGACTCTTTAGAAGATGCAGAGCGGTTTGCGACTTTGTTTAATGAACTATCCATCGATCAAGTCCAGCTGTTGCCTTTCCATCAATTTGGCGAAAATAAATACAAATTACTTGGCCGAAAGTATGCCATGGAAGATGTCAAGGCCTTGCACCCTGAAGACTTATTTGAATACCAAGATGTCTTTTTGAAGCATGACATTAATTGTTATTTTTAG
- a CDS encoding glycosyltransferase family 2 protein has product MSQELISVIIPVYNVEQYLAECVNSVCRQTYQNLEIILVNDGSTDASGQICQELADQDARIRLIHQENQGLSGARNTGIEHSSADYLIFVDSDDWLPEQHVARLYEKLKEYDADIAIGHHCSFRAEDSAFLYYSTEHFETLYTREEIIEEYPRRRMLDGVFLCAWAKLYKRKLFDTVRYPVGRVAEDAFTTYKLYLQSEKIIYLNEPLYYYRLRPNSISMTWNEQWFRDLIIGFEEQLAILGKLGYDLSFYYKYYAFLLQYCRDSAAAVGMQSSLVYQEIESKLKLFGE; this is encoded by the coding sequence ATGTCTCAGGAATTAATCAGTGTTATCATCCCTGTTTACAATGTTGAGCAGTATTTAGCAGAATGTGTGAACAGCGTCTGTCGTCAGACATATCAAAATCTGGAAATTATTCTAGTCAATGATGGTTCAACAGATGCTTCTGGCCAGATTTGCCAAGAGCTAGCTGATCAGGATGCGAGGATTCGTCTCATTCATCAGGAAAATCAAGGCTTGTCCGGTGCCCGCAACACAGGGATTGAGCACTCTAGTGCAGACTATTTGATTTTTGTAGATTCGGATGACTGGCTGCCTGAGCAGCATGTTGCCCGCCTTTATGAAAAGCTCAAGGAGTACGATGCGGATATTGCCATTGGTCACCACTGTAGCTTTCGTGCAGAGGATTCAGCCTTCCTCTACTATTCGACAGAGCATTTTGAAACCCTCTATACGCGAGAAGAGATAATCGAGGAGTATCCTAGACGGCGCATGCTAGACGGTGTCTTTCTTTGTGCCTGGGCCAAGCTCTATAAACGTAAGCTCTTTGATACAGTGCGCTATCCAGTCGGCCGAGTGGCCGAAGATGCTTTTACGACTTATAAGCTGTACCTTCAGTCAGAAAAGATTATCTACCTCAATGAACCGCTCTATTACTATCGCTTGCGGCCAAATAGCATCTCCATGACTTGGAATGAGCAGTGGTTCCGAGACTTGATTATAGGTTTTGAGGAGCAGCTAGCCATTTTGGGTAAGCTGGGCTATGACCTGAGCTTCTACTACAAATACTACGCTTTCCTGCTCCAGTATTGTCGCGACAGCGCTGCAGCTGTCGGTATGCAGTCCAGTCTGGTCTATCAGGAAATTGAAAGCAAACTCAAACTATTTGGAGAATAA
- a CDS encoding nuclease-related domain-containing protein, which yields MFGFFFIAFMAVFGIVFFISYKLLEDREDRDSDWSSSQSPEPDYFQQTQTAPWELKYNKGKQGEYQLGQVLNQLYGYKKILYNLYIFKEDGTTTEIDALLIHPSGIYIFESKNYKGWIFGSENQQYWTQVLSRGRGKSYKNSFFNPIIQNKVHLKWLSYYLNQYTPNLYSYIVFGNDCQLKEIHLNSDRHKVIQTWQVIGAIDQQACQSPVYLSPEQIDDLYRMLLPLTKRKQVIKERHINSIAQNKQRREAEKICPRCQHGLVLRTAAKGSKAGQQFWGCSNFPRCRFTQKYQEPVCNPLAEQVAQASNLGQPIIQNLNQTQSNS from the coding sequence ATGTTTGGATTCTTTTTCATCGCATTTATGGCTGTCTTTGGCATCGTCTTTTTTATCAGTTATAAGCTGCTTGAAGACAGGGAAGATAGGGACTCGGATTGGTCGTCCAGCCAAAGCCCAGAGCCTGACTATTTCCAGCAAACCCAGACTGCCCCTTGGGAACTCAAATACAACAAGGGAAAACAGGGAGAGTACCAGCTTGGTCAGGTCTTGAACCAGCTCTATGGCTATAAAAAGATTTTATACAATCTCTACATCTTCAAAGAAGATGGCACTACCACTGAGATTGATGCCTTGCTGATTCATCCATCTGGAATTTACATTTTTGAGTCCAAAAACTACAAGGGCTGGATTTTCGGCTCAGAAAATCAGCAATACTGGACTCAGGTTCTTTCCAGAGGCCGAGGAAAATCCTACAAGAATTCTTTTTTCAATCCCATTATTCAAAATAAAGTCCATCTCAAATGGCTCAGCTACTATCTCAACCAATACACCCCAAATCTATATTCCTATATCGTCTTTGGCAATGACTGTCAGCTTAAAGAAATCCATCTAAACAGTGACAGGCATAAGGTTATTCAGACCTGGCAAGTGATTGGGGCAATTGACCAGCAGGCCTGCCAAAGTCCAGTCTACCTGTCGCCCGAGCAGATTGACGACCTCTATCGTATGCTCCTGCCCCTGACTAAGCGAAAGCAGGTCATCAAAGAGCGCCATATTAATAGCATTGCTCAAAATAAACAGCGTAGAGAAGCAGAAAAGATCTGCCCTCGCTGCCAGCATGGATTAGTGCTCCGTACAGCAGCCAAAGGTTCTAAGGCCGGTCAGCAATTTTGGGGCTGCTCCAATTTCCCAAGATGCCGCTTTACTCAAAAATACCAAGAGCCTGTCTGCAACCCGCTTGCCGAGCAAGTTGCTCAAGCATCTAATCTCGGACAGCCTATCATACAAAACCTAAACCAAACACAAAGCAACAGCTAG